Proteins from one Listeria innocua genomic window:
- a CDS encoding biotin--[acetyl-CoA-carboxylase] ligase: protein MKNNREKLLALFTESDGAYLSGQEIADSLGCSRTAVWKQMEALRKEGFEIEAVRNRGYRLSATAEQYTKDALLLGLETKFIGQHLEIYESVNSTQIIAHQQMNSSPEGTVIVADEQTAGKGRLLRPWNSKKGEGIWMSVILKPQIPIQKVPQFTFIASLAITEAIENITKLEPKIKWPNDIYIGKRKICGVLTEMQAEAETIHAVIIGMGINVNQQEFPEEIKEKASSLKLELGESVSRKALLQAILTSLEKYYELFLDKGFAPIKLLWETKAIPFGEKLTASTTKGKIHGQVKGISDEGVLLLQDSLGEIHSIYSADILLDNEK, encoded by the coding sequence ATGAAGAATAATCGGGAAAAATTGCTTGCATTATTTACAGAAAGTGATGGCGCTTATTTATCCGGTCAAGAAATTGCGGATAGTCTAGGTTGCTCGCGTACAGCCGTTTGGAAACAAATGGAAGCACTACGTAAAGAAGGTTTTGAAATCGAAGCAGTCAGAAATCGCGGGTATCGTTTATCAGCAACAGCTGAACAGTATACGAAAGACGCGCTACTACTCGGTTTAGAAACAAAATTTATCGGGCAACATTTAGAAATATATGAATCAGTGAACTCCACGCAAATCATAGCGCACCAACAAATGAATTCAAGCCCAGAAGGAACCGTTATTGTAGCAGATGAACAAACCGCTGGGAAAGGGCGCTTGCTTCGTCCCTGGAATTCTAAAAAAGGGGAAGGCATTTGGATGAGCGTGATCTTAAAACCGCAAATTCCAATTCAAAAAGTACCCCAGTTCACTTTTATCGCCTCGCTCGCTATTACAGAAGCAATTGAAAATATCACGAAACTCGAACCGAAAATCAAATGGCCAAACGATATTTATATTGGTAAACGAAAAATCTGTGGCGTACTAACAGAAATGCAAGCCGAAGCAGAAACAATTCATGCGGTTATTATTGGCATGGGTATTAATGTGAATCAGCAAGAGTTTCCAGAAGAAATCAAAGAGAAAGCCAGTTCACTTAAACTGGAACTAGGCGAAAGTGTATCGAGAAAAGCATTATTACAAGCAATACTAACTTCTTTAGAGAAGTATTATGAACTTTTCTTAGATAAAGGATTTGCACCGATAAAGTTATTATGGGAAACAAAAGCGATTCCTTTTGGTGAAAAATTAACAGCCAGCACGACAAAAGGAAAAATTCACGGACAAGTAAAAGGTATTTCTGATGAAGGCGTGCTCTTACTTCAAGATTCACTAGGCGAGATTCATTCGATTTACTCAGCAGATATTTTGCTGGATAATGAAAAATAA
- a CDS encoding CCA tRNA nucleotidyltransferase → MNDVFLKALPVLQKLTTAGFEAYFVGGSVRDYLLNRPISDVDIATSAFPEEVKEIFQSTYDTGIAHGTVTVRENKECYEVTTFRTEGTYEDFRRPSEVTFIRSLEEDLLRRDFTMNAIAMDENFKLHDPFSGQLAIQNKEIKAVGKASERFHEDALRMMRAVRFLSQLDFQLDKETETALTNQIALLQHTSVERITVEWIKMIKGQAVKRAIDLLLKVEMETYLPGFKGEKSALMEFASWNWEKRTTETAIWLGLVIAVKPSNITAFLKAWKLPNKTIQLVNKAYEAALNMKETWLTEELYHAQEAVFLLVNEINNIRGQSDKEDELKKAYELLPIHSKKDLAITGADLLKWTGENAGPWVKETLDKVECQVLLGKINNEKNQIKRWLGYHEE, encoded by the coding sequence ATGAATGACGTTTTTCTAAAAGCGCTTCCTGTTTTGCAAAAATTGACTACTGCGGGATTTGAAGCGTATTTTGTTGGCGGATCTGTCAGAGATTACTTACTAAATAGACCTATTTCCGATGTAGATATTGCAACTAGTGCTTTCCCAGAAGAAGTAAAGGAGATTTTCCAGTCCACTTATGACACTGGGATTGCGCACGGAACAGTAACAGTTAGAGAAAACAAAGAGTGCTATGAAGTGACCACTTTTCGAACAGAAGGCACTTATGAAGATTTTCGACGTCCTAGTGAAGTGACGTTTATTCGTTCGCTGGAAGAAGACTTACTGCGTCGTGACTTTACCATGAATGCTATTGCGATGGACGAAAATTTTAAATTACACGATCCATTTTCCGGACAATTAGCAATTCAAAATAAAGAAATTAAAGCAGTTGGTAAAGCGTCTGAACGTTTCCATGAAGACGCGCTTAGAATGATGCGAGCAGTGCGCTTTCTAAGCCAACTTGATTTTCAGTTAGATAAAGAAACCGAAACCGCTCTGACAAATCAAATTGCCTTATTACAGCATACTTCTGTTGAAAGAATCACTGTCGAATGGATAAAAATGATCAAAGGCCAAGCTGTAAAACGCGCAATAGATTTACTTTTAAAAGTAGAAATGGAAACCTATTTGCCAGGTTTTAAAGGTGAAAAATCAGCCTTAATGGAATTTGCTAGTTGGAACTGGGAAAAACGGACGACTGAAACCGCGATTTGGCTTGGACTTGTAATTGCCGTTAAACCGAGTAATATTACCGCATTTTTAAAAGCGTGGAAATTACCGAACAAAACCATTCAACTTGTGAATAAAGCTTACGAAGCTGCCCTTAATATGAAAGAAACTTGGCTAACAGAAGAACTATATCATGCTCAGGAAGCAGTTTTTTTGTTAGTAAATGAAATAAATAATATTCGTGGTCAAAGTGACAAGGAAGATGAACTGAAAAAAGCATACGAATTACTTCCAATTCACTCCAAAAAAGATTTAGCGATTACAGGTGCTGATTTACTCAAATGGACAGGGGAAAACGCTGGTCCTTGGGTAAAAGAGACGCTTGATAAAGTTGAATGCCAAGTATTACTGGGCAAAATTAACAATGAAAAAAATCAGATTAAAAGGTGGCTAGGCTATCATGAAGAATAA
- the mgsA gene encoding methylglyoxal synthase, translating to MHIALIAHDEKKDLMVGFATAYKHLLEPHQLYATGTTGLRIIEATGLTVHRFKSGPLGGDQQIGARISENKMDLVIFLRDPLTAQPHEPDVSALIRLCDVYEIPLATNIGTAEILIRGLGAGFLDWRDLRRNDE from the coding sequence ATGCATATCGCATTAATCGCGCACGATGAAAAGAAGGATTTGATGGTTGGATTTGCAACCGCATATAAACATTTGCTCGAACCGCATCAGTTGTACGCAACAGGCACGACTGGTTTGCGGATTATTGAAGCAACTGGCTTAACGGTGCATCGTTTTAAATCTGGTCCGCTTGGTGGCGATCAACAAATTGGTGCGCGCATTTCTGAAAATAAAATGGACTTAGTTATTTTCTTGCGTGACCCGCTGACCGCTCAGCCACATGAACCAGATGTAAGCGCGCTGATACGATTATGCGATGTATACGAAATTCCTTTAGCAACTAATATTGGAACAGCAGAAATTTTAATTCGCGGTTTAGGAGCTGGCTTTCTAGATTGGCGAGATTTAAGAAGAAACGATGAATAA
- the dapB gene encoding 4-hydroxy-tetrahydrodipicolinate reductase, producing the protein MKVAVSGFKGRMGHEVVKTILREEDLELVAVLDHEPKEKNIREIVEFSSLDVPVYGDLSEMLEEIKPDCVVDFTIPKVGYSNTKTILEHSVRAVVGTTGFTPEQISELKSIAESKKIGALIAPNFAVGAVLMMQFAQKAAKYFPNVEIIELHHDNKLDAPSGTAVKTAEMMAETREFVKQGAADEVELIEGARGGEYEGMRIHSVRLPGLVAHQEVIFGAEGQGLTIRHDSYDRISFMSGVALSVRKTKELETLIYGLENILD; encoded by the coding sequence ATGAAAGTAGCAGTATCTGGATTTAAAGGAAGAATGGGACACGAGGTTGTTAAAACTATTTTAAGAGAAGAAGACTTGGAATTAGTTGCTGTGCTTGACCATGAACCAAAAGAAAAAAACATCCGCGAAATTGTGGAGTTTAGCTCGTTAGATGTACCAGTGTATGGCGATTTAAGCGAAATGTTAGAAGAAATAAAACCGGATTGCGTCGTTGATTTTACGATCCCTAAAGTAGGGTATAGTAACACGAAAACGATTTTAGAACACAGCGTACGTGCGGTCGTTGGGACTACAGGTTTTACACCAGAACAAATTAGTGAACTAAAATCAATTGCAGAATCGAAAAAAATCGGTGCGTTAATTGCGCCAAACTTTGCTGTAGGAGCTGTTTTAATGATGCAATTTGCACAAAAAGCGGCTAAATATTTCCCGAACGTCGAAATTATTGAGTTACACCATGATAATAAACTAGACGCGCCAAGTGGTACTGCTGTTAAAACTGCGGAAATGATGGCAGAAACACGTGAATTCGTTAAACAAGGTGCAGCAGATGAAGTCGAACTTATTGAAGGTGCTAGAGGCGGAGAATATGAAGGAATGCGTATCCATAGCGTTCGTTTACCAGGCCTTGTTGCACATCAAGAAGTTATTTTTGGAGCGGAAGGACAAGGCTTAACGATTCGCCATGACTCATATGACCGAATTTCCTTTATGTCTGGTGTTGCTCTTTCTGTTCGTAAAACAAAAGAACTTGAAACACTTATTTATGGCTTAGAAAATATTTTAGACTAA
- a CDS encoding nucleotide pyrophosphohydrolase → MAKTMAEIQKEVDDFIGGFEEGYFSPLAMMARITEETGELAREINHYYGEKPKKTSEPTKTVAEELGDCLFVLTCMANSLDIDMEKAHDTVMAKFKERDKDRWTKKEDKSK, encoded by the coding sequence ATGGCGAAAACCATGGCAGAAATACAAAAAGAAGTGGATGATTTCATTGGTGGATTCGAGGAAGGATACTTTTCCCCACTAGCAATGATGGCACGAATTACTGAAGAAACCGGCGAACTAGCTAGAGAAATTAATCATTATTATGGTGAAAAACCGAAGAAAACAAGTGAACCTACTAAAACCGTAGCAGAGGAACTTGGCGATTGCCTTTTTGTTCTTACTTGCATGGCAAACTCACTTGATATTGATATGGAAAAAGCACACGATACGGTCATGGCGAAATTTAAAGAACGCGATAAAGACCGCTGGACAAAAAAGGAGGACAAATCAAAATGA
- a CDS encoding YitT family protein: MLKTLRTKNICFIMLGTAIYAFGLVNFNIANNLGEGGLAGVTLFLLHFFQIDPAYSNLVLNIPLFIIGWRVLGSRSLIYTGIGTVSLSLFLWIFQRIPYTLDLHSDLLLVALFAGGFSGIGLGLVFRYGGTTGGSDIIAKLLNHTKGISMGRTLFAIDAIVLAASLSYLDVRQVMYTLVAVFIGSRVIDFVQEGAYAARGALIISKDNDAIASHVMLSMNRGVTVLEGRGGFSKNEQDVLYIVVAKNEIVQLKNIVQAIDPHAFVSVSVVHDVMGEGFTLDENKNPIY, from the coding sequence ATGTTAAAAACACTGCGCACGAAAAATATTTGCTTTATTATGCTTGGTACGGCAATCTATGCATTTGGATTAGTTAATTTTAATATCGCAAATAATCTCGGTGAGGGTGGCCTTGCAGGGGTTACATTATTCCTGCTTCATTTCTTTCAAATTGACCCCGCCTACTCCAACTTAGTCTTGAACATTCCTTTATTTATTATAGGTTGGCGTGTATTAGGTAGTCGTTCCCTCATTTATACTGGAATTGGTACTGTTAGCCTTTCCTTATTTTTATGGATTTTCCAGCGTATCCCTTATACATTAGATTTACATAGTGACTTACTTTTAGTAGCCCTTTTTGCTGGAGGTTTTAGCGGAATTGGGCTTGGGCTTGTGTTTCGATATGGTGGTACAACTGGCGGTAGTGATATTATCGCCAAATTACTGAATCATACAAAAGGAATTAGTATGGGGCGTACGCTCTTCGCAATTGATGCGATAGTGCTTGCTGCTTCTTTATCTTATTTGGATGTTCGCCAAGTAATGTATACACTTGTCGCTGTTTTCATCGGTTCACGCGTCATTGATTTTGTTCAAGAAGGTGCTTATGCTGCACGCGGCGCCTTGATTATTTCTAAAGATAATGATGCCATCGCTTCCCATGTAATGCTCTCGATGAATCGTGGTGTAACAGTACTTGAAGGTCGTGGTGGCTTTTCTAAAAATGAACAAGATGTGCTTTATATTGTCGTTGCTAAAAATGAAATTGTGCAATTAAAGAATATTGTCCAAGCGATTGACCCTCATGCTTTTGTTTCAGTGAGCGTTGTTCATGATGTGATGGGCGAAGGTTTCACACTCGACGAAAACAAAAATCCTATTTACTAA
- a CDS encoding NAD(P)/FAD-dependent oxidoreductase — translation MQKIVIIGGGIVGASAAYLLSKENVQVRLIDSNEPGQATRAAAGIICPWLSKRRNKYWYELAKNSAAFYKEIAESLSEETGRDSGYKQVGVLALRQTEEKATELFKLAMERRAGAPVMGDIEKLSEAETKQKFPLVKPGFSSVYVSGAARVNGGLFCETLRYAAKENGVEIKTGLAHFSPKGEVLVDGEKESYDKLIISAGAWLPNLLQEAGFHTDVLAQKGQLLELDFSEYETAEWPVILPPSAKSIVPFDNGKIIVGATHEKAAGFNIEPTAEGKAEILAEVSKFMEGELEHKIANVAVGTRPYTPDFAPLIGQLPGFDSIFLANGLGASGLTTGPYVGKLLADLALLNTTDLALENYDPRKYISK, via the coding sequence ATGCAAAAAATAGTGATAATCGGTGGCGGAATTGTTGGAGCCAGTGCAGCATATTTACTATCAAAAGAAAATGTTCAAGTAAGGCTAATTGATTCAAATGAACCTGGGCAAGCAACGAGAGCAGCTGCCGGAATTATTTGTCCATGGCTTTCCAAAAGACGGAATAAATATTGGTACGAACTAGCAAAGAACAGTGCGGCGTTTTATAAAGAAATTGCAGAAAGCCTTAGTGAAGAAACTGGAAGAGATTCTGGTTATAAACAAGTTGGCGTGCTCGCACTTCGGCAAACAGAGGAAAAAGCAACGGAACTTTTTAAGCTGGCAATGGAAAGACGAGCAGGAGCACCAGTAATGGGTGATATTGAAAAATTGTCAGAAGCCGAAACAAAGCAAAAATTCCCTTTAGTGAAACCGGGATTTAGTTCTGTTTATGTAAGCGGGGCGGCGCGGGTTAATGGCGGTTTGTTTTGTGAAACTTTACGCTATGCAGCCAAAGAAAATGGTGTGGAAATCAAAACTGGTTTGGCTCATTTTTCACCAAAAGGGGAGGTTTTGGTTGATGGGGAAAAAGAAAGTTACGATAAACTAATTATTTCAGCAGGTGCTTGGCTACCTAATTTATTACAGGAGGCGGGCTTTCATACGGATGTTTTAGCACAGAAAGGTCAATTGCTTGAACTTGATTTTAGTGAATACGAAACAGCAGAATGGCCAGTGATTTTACCTCCAAGTGCAAAATCGATTGTTCCGTTTGATAATGGAAAAATAATTGTCGGGGCAACACATGAAAAAGCTGCTGGCTTCAATATAGAGCCAACAGCGGAAGGTAAGGCAGAAATATTAGCAGAAGTCAGTAAGTTTATGGAGGGTGAGTTGGAACATAAAATAGCTAATGTGGCGGTTGGAACACGACCTTATACGCCGGATTTTGCGCCACTAATTGGACAGCTACCTGGTTTTGACTCGATCTTTTTAGCGAATGGGCTGGGTGCTTCTGGCTTAACAACTGGACCATATGTCGGTAAACTGCTAGCCGATTTGGCACTATTAAACACAACCGATTTAGCTTTAGAAAATTATGATCCAAGAAAATACATTAGTAAATAG
- a CDS encoding GGDEF domain-containing protein, with protein MPNILDSLWNSMALFLSALFFHGMALRSIREKKPAWFQIKFANEIINYALGIYYGLLGVYFIVRGLPGTDSGIYTDMLLDILIVLHLFSSAGPATIALVLIVAGKLFLGDALFANLIYVFLIIGFHFVCMEVAKLRLSSVQKVVLVKLSAIPLMLIYLHQKIHLTYTIHDVPVWTLYFLVSFFITFIIISAAYYIDTSNKLIYELQQSTILDPLTGLTNFRHFEKTFEAAFHYATLKKSNLSLIIIDIDYFKRVNDTYGHLVGNGVLSTFSQMLLKISFPPNTVISRIGGEEFAIILPNINVSETEHLAEKIRRKVEKIDVPIATTGSVITISAGIANYDGKNYPNANELMHAADQALYNAKRNGRNQVHIRETTDPVI; from the coding sequence ATGCCAAATATTCTTGATTCATTATGGAACAGCATGGCGCTTTTTTTATCAGCGCTTTTTTTTCACGGAATGGCACTGCGGTCAATTAGAGAAAAAAAGCCTGCTTGGTTCCAAATTAAATTTGCAAATGAAATTATTAATTATGCACTGGGCATTTACTACGGCTTATTAGGTGTTTATTTTATTGTCCGTGGATTACCTGGGACGGATTCTGGGATTTATACAGATATGTTATTAGATATTTTAATTGTTTTACACTTGTTTTCATCAGCGGGTCCAGCTACTATCGCGTTAGTACTCATTGTGGCAGGAAAACTCTTTCTTGGTGATGCTCTCTTTGCCAATTTAATTTATGTGTTTTTAATTATTGGTTTTCACTTTGTTTGTATGGAAGTAGCTAAATTACGTCTTAGCTCTGTTCAAAAAGTAGTACTCGTCAAACTTAGCGCCATTCCACTAATGCTTATTTATTTACATCAAAAAATACATCTTACATATACAATACATGATGTGCCAGTTTGGACACTCTATTTCTTGGTTTCTTTTTTTATTACCTTTATTATTATTTCAGCGGCTTATTATATTGATACATCAAATAAGCTGATTTATGAATTGCAGCAATCGACTATTCTTGATCCACTTACCGGTCTAACAAACTTTCGTCACTTTGAAAAAACATTCGAAGCTGCTTTTCACTATGCTACTTTAAAAAAATCGAACTTAAGTTTAATTATTATTGATATTGATTATTTTAAACGGGTAAATGATACATATGGCCATTTAGTTGGAAATGGTGTTTTATCTACTTTTAGCCAAATGCTTTTAAAAATTAGTTTTCCACCAAATACGGTTATATCTCGCATTGGCGGGGAAGAATTTGCTATTATTTTGCCAAATATTAATGTCAGCGAAACAGAACACTTAGCAGAAAAAATCCGGCGTAAAGTCGAGAAAATTGATGTTCCGATAGCAACAACTGGCTCGGTTATTACCATTTCCGCTGGTATCGCAAATTATGATGGTAAAAATTATCCAAACGCTAACGAACTAATGCATGCAGCAGATCAAGCACTTTACAATGCAAAACGAAATGGACGAAATCAAGTACATATTCGTGAAACAACAGATCCAGTTATTTAA
- a CDS encoding GGDEF domain-containing protein yields MFELVNSYIDSLALFLAILFIQGMSFRKIRQYRPNWFQNGNRRFFLSILLGVYYGLAGIYFIYEGAYEHNPVIYTNMRILILMVTGVFAGRTPLIVAYVVMLFGRISFDIASPVTSRYVILMTLIFAACLLITFWKKQRFSKFIALIILNFPAILYYFVNNFDEGRILRGVEIVEYFLLFFVTALLVFYACNYIDKSNLVIQNLTETAMTDSLTNLPNMRFFMQQFAWIFNKSQKRKKALSLFIIDIDHFKEINDFHGHQAGNTVLAQFSSILKNRTFPPRTMFARIGGEEFAVLLQNVGTEQAALIADFLRDEIERAKFPYNPVSGNVTVSIGVASMGYNYRTTESLFEAADQALYQAKQNGRNQIAIHQEESE; encoded by the coding sequence TTGTTCGAGCTAGTTAATTCATACATAGACAGTTTAGCGCTCTTTCTTGCTATCCTTTTTATTCAAGGTATGTCTTTTCGAAAAATAAGACAATATCGTCCTAATTGGTTCCAAAATGGTAATAGGCGATTTTTTCTCTCTATTCTTCTTGGTGTTTATTATGGTTTAGCAGGGATTTATTTTATCTATGAAGGTGCATATGAACATAATCCTGTTATTTATACGAATATGCGGATTTTAATCTTGATGGTTACAGGTGTATTTGCTGGTCGTACTCCGCTTATTGTTGCTTATGTCGTAATGCTTTTCGGACGAATTAGTTTTGATATAGCATCGCCCGTTACTAGTCGCTACGTTATTTTAATGACACTTATTTTTGCGGCTTGTTTACTTATTACTTTTTGGAAAAAACAACGCTTTTCAAAATTTATTGCATTAATTATTTTAAACTTCCCAGCAATCCTCTATTATTTTGTGAATAATTTTGATGAAGGACGAATTTTGCGGGGCGTTGAAATTGTTGAATACTTCCTGCTATTTTTCGTCACTGCTTTGCTGGTATTTTATGCGTGCAATTATATTGATAAAAGTAATTTAGTTATCCAAAACTTGACCGAAACCGCGATGACCGATAGTCTAACCAACTTACCTAACATGCGATTTTTCATGCAACAGTTTGCTTGGATTTTTAATAAATCTCAAAAAAGAAAAAAAGCGTTATCCTTATTTATTATTGATATTGATCATTTTAAAGAAATTAATGATTTTCATGGACATCAAGCAGGAAATACTGTTTTAGCGCAGTTTAGTAGCATTCTCAAAAATCGAACCTTTCCACCAAGAACGATGTTTGCTCGAATTGGCGGAGAAGAATTCGCTGTTTTACTGCAAAATGTTGGAACAGAACAAGCTGCCTTAATTGCTGATTTTTTACGGGATGAAATTGAACGAGCTAAGTTTCCGTACAATCCAGTTAGTGGTAATGTAACGGTCTCCATCGGGGTTGCTTCTATGGGGTACAACTATAGAACGACCGAATCACTTTTTGAGGCTGCTGACCAAGCACTTTATCAAGCAAAGCAAAATGGGCGTAACCAAATTGCCATTCATCAGGAGGAAAGCGAATGA
- a CDS encoding glycosyl hydrolase family 8 encodes MKRTIIITFLLLLIGTGIYFFLRPEQKDTLSAPKETKPTSSSVQTYVKENYMTKNGLIIDYKNAQEPHYLAESIGLYMEYLVEVNDSKTFQEQVATLQKHFITTDNFIKWEATDSTTTNAIVDDFRITEALYQASKKWDHQAYQTLADTLISNTKKYSAVQGVPVDFYDFVHKKKADTLHLSYLNIQAMRHINYSAKAYAPIKNVSATPFFTEVFQNGQFQNADANEVNMIDQMLIAIAYYDENGTVEPNFDQFLQTELTSKGKIYARYDRETKEPNSENESTAVYAFLTQYFNKTNQAKNGKITKELLEKMDTSNPETTHFFDYINKEITLKK; translated from the coding sequence ATGAAGCGAACAATTATTATCACTTTTTTACTGCTCTTAATTGGCACAGGTATATACTTTTTCCTTCGCCCAGAACAAAAAGATACTCTAAGCGCACCTAAAGAGACAAAACCCACTTCAAGCTCGGTTCAAACTTATGTAAAAGAAAATTATATGACCAAAAACGGTTTAATTATTGATTACAAAAATGCCCAAGAACCGCATTATTTAGCCGAGAGCATCGGACTTTATATGGAGTATTTAGTAGAAGTGAATGATAGCAAGACTTTCCAAGAACAAGTGGCTACTTTACAAAAACATTTTATAACAACAGACAATTTTATTAAATGGGAAGCGACTGATAGCACAACTACCAACGCTATTGTAGATGATTTTCGGATTACAGAAGCACTTTATCAAGCGAGTAAAAAATGGGACCATCAAGCGTATCAAACCCTTGCCGATACACTTATCTCCAACACGAAAAAATATAGCGCCGTTCAAGGGGTTCCAGTGGATTTCTATGATTTTGTTCATAAGAAAAAAGCAGATACACTTCATTTAAGTTATCTAAATATCCAAGCAATGCGCCACATTAACTATAGCGCAAAAGCCTATGCTCCTATCAAGAACGTCAGCGCCACTCCTTTTTTTACAGAAGTGTTTCAAAATGGACAATTTCAAAATGCTGACGCAAACGAAGTCAATATGATTGATCAAATGCTCATAGCTATCGCCTATTATGACGAAAATGGTACAGTTGAGCCAAATTTCGACCAATTTTTACAAACAGAACTGACTTCAAAAGGAAAAATTTATGCCAGATATGATAGAGAAACAAAAGAGCCGAACTCTGAAAACGAATCTACTGCCGTTTATGCCTTTTTGACACAGTATTTTAACAAGACAAATCAAGCTAAAAATGGTAAAATCACCAAAGAGTTGTTAGAGAAAATGGACACGTCAAATCCTGAAACGACCCATTTTTTCGATTATATAAATAAAGAAATAACTCTTAAGAAATAA
- a CDS encoding EAL domain-containing protein: MKKPSVSEIIDQNLFDTIYEPIVAVSNTQVFGYESLTRLKTNHWNAISDFIEEAEQEGQQKAFELLTLHNAVKRFEKGENTPLFVNISYDTFLENQEELHDTLLDNGKIVFEFLETSKLPQERMNDLEKQLRLFQKKHETKFAIDDFGSGYADLHRVFAHHSDFVKTDRLLLRDLFESDGKRNFFEQLHHYVKKHHKSLIVEGVETKEQLKFLQEIGIPYAQGYYFH, from the coding sequence ATGAAAAAGCCCTCCGTAAGTGAGATTATTGATCAAAACCTCTTTGATACAATATACGAACCGATTGTTGCTGTTTCAAATACACAAGTTTTCGGATATGAGTCACTCACCCGCTTAAAAACAAATCACTGGAACGCCATTAGTGATTTTATTGAAGAAGCGGAACAGGAAGGTCAGCAAAAAGCTTTTGAACTGCTCACGCTTCATAATGCAGTCAAACGCTTTGAAAAAGGTGAAAACACGCCATTATTTGTCAATATTTCCTATGATACATTTTTAGAAAATCAAGAAGAACTACACGATACCCTTCTTGATAACGGGAAAATAGTTTTTGAATTTTTGGAAACATCCAAGTTACCGCAAGAACGAATGAACGACTTAGAAAAACAACTACGCTTATTCCAGAAAAAACATGAGACTAAATTTGCTATTGATGATTTTGGCTCAGGTTACGCCGACTTGCATCGCGTATTTGCGCACCATTCTGACTTTGTAAAAACTGATCGCTTATTACTTCGAGATTTATTTGAAAGTGACGGCAAGAGAAACTTCTTTGAGCAACTTCATCATTACGTCAAAAAGCATCATAAATCCTTGATTGTTGAAGGAGTAGAAACAAAAGAACAGTTAAAGTTCCTTCAAGAAATTGGCATCCCCTATGCACAAGGTTACTATTTTCATTAA